One window of the Dendropsophus ebraccatus isolate aDenEbr1 chromosome 12, aDenEbr1.pat, whole genome shotgun sequence genome contains the following:
- the LOC138769248 gene encoding nicotinamide N-methyltransferase-like has translation MGSSPYKRYNIHGFDSRELLEKYMSDKPEMAFQEDSLIFPMENLAKTFKIGHIRGDVLIDLSSTSMIHHLYAACEFFKHIIVLKISDRCIMELKRWLDSRTGAFNWGHATQLHMELEGNSDELQDKEEKVRSAIPQVMICDLEKENMTAPIVLPPADCIISAWLLEAICKDQDDYIRYLRKFSRLLKPGGHLILIGSLEISYYTVEKDKFHAFTYDEEFVRKALAGEGFVVDDFKVKERTIVTDLTDYRAIIVIAAHKEE, from the exons ATGGGTTCCAGCCCCTATAAGCGCTATAATATACACGGCTTTGATTCCAGGGAACTTCTGGAGAAGTACATGTCAGATAAACCCGAAATGGCATTTCAAGAGGATTCCTTAATATTTCCCATGGAAAATCTTGCCAAAACTTTTAAAATTG GTCATATCAGAGGAGACGTCCTGATTGACCTCAGCAGCACTTCCATGATCCACCATCTCTATGCGGCCTGTGAGTTTTTCAAACACATCATAGTGCTGAAGATCAGTGACAGATGCATCATGGAGCTGAAGAGATGGCTGGACTCACGGACAGGAGCGTTTAACTGGGGACATGCTACACAGCTTCATATGGAATTAGAAGGAAACAG TGATGAGTTACAGGACAAAGAAGAAAAAGTGAGATCAGCAATTCCACAAGTAATGATATGTGACCTTGAGAAGGAAAATATGACGGCTCCGATAGTCTTACCACCAGCCGACTGTATCATCAGCGCTTGGCTTCTAGAGGCTATCTGCAAAGACCAAGATGATTACATCAGATATCTAAGGAAGTTCTCAAGGTTGCTGAAACCTGGAGGACACCTCATATTGATTGGGTCTTTAGAAATATCATATTACACTGTAGAGAAAGACAAGTTCCATGCTTTTACATACGATGAGGAATTTGTCAGGAAAGCTCTAGCTGGAGAAGGATTTGTTGTTGATGACTTTAAGGTTAAGGAGAGAACAATTGTGACTGACCTCACTGACTATAGGGCCATCATAGTCATTGCAGCTCACAAGGAGGAGTAG